The Oscarella lobularis chromosome 9, ooOscLobu1.1, whole genome shotgun sequence genome includes a window with the following:
- the LOC136190834 gene encoding death-associated protein kinase 1-like isoform X2 translates to MSRQLELETVLLGAFDAALLAAIEAELLAAISREDVEEVKELVQGVLPLCLTRIGSRPFHLACEKRNRSLAFLLVQHGAPINLDAFHCASQSELLDVVVEMMTLSRQTGQLAFWDACRRGHAEVTKILICAGADVNIPDQEGRFPLLTAYERGDVDMLKLLIDHGADIIIIKKHQGGVKFAKSLIEAGADVNKADRFGRVPLLTACEKGAVEIVELLINNGADVNKADNDGNTALFYACLHRHYSIGVIIIKSRENLPANAYLTCDESSLRTIVRQHKFSSHISKDAVDLVKMILTQSPSLTDLRDDDDRLLHQVPCPLELKNALVSFWVQHQYRELYAQGTTKPNQIKVCVVGEPRAGKTTLIKSLRNIHWKDGGDDQRTASVDVTVANIKSAGGELVLCDFAGQRFFHKTHGLFFSASSTIFLLVVDLTGGDEDDLRSSSHYWASFIKCSVLLVDKAYVVLIGSKKDLLSKSDVDKSKTKLKRLRGYLQTKFGQWFEFAENEFVLNCRKQSSRNLDSFKKTLSELKLLSLKKAKDVPSIVETAQKIFLPTLRNPSSTSTSTTLKKKLKRVLPRKSTSKDQLALALRQNVLSVIRIHGFSKNDEVSESVAQCNRFIRFADFKKVMVESGVCAGVSEQVQSLFVEFLQAIGEILVVDDTVILDLPWLCQNVVGPLLSPKSFPIHLHSSAFGTATKEQIQRVLEDFNRKPKWENDTYQFPALIEEERPNDVWRENPDMIVYVGRRLKSEKETDIITPGTMSFIQSSVKNASRFQPSEPVVWQDGLLIKRTIDRRSIEGMIVYQDREKAIDFVVRGPEHSERQCKKHLKDLMDVGTRVLQLKSPGTVQSLFYISCAELKQRKAFPLAHRAETVEETKKLRYSDTPVPNCSDAPAINDSLKDLLALPDDHFSFLPYEARRTVCECLDKDAEGRSALAKRLPGVSSVDRHWSKTAEQLLSRWSENLDAKTKIFADIARDLDLLYLLDILNDSGAFELSDEEKTSAQEDLDFLEANSASAIAARRRTRLAAGRPTPDSTDSASASYLDVPVTLEDRIDAAKRIPAEWRRIGRILEPEPKFREYDLDVFEQEHDLRDRAQKMLDKWAEKHGSRATRKRLIDAMIREDLKGRAAEIFSGYSDMD, encoded by the exons ATGAGCCGGCAGCTTGAACTCGAAACCGTGCTCTTGGGGGCTTTCGACGCGGCACTCCTGGCCGCGATCGAAGCTGAACTCCTGGCAGCGATTAgtcgagaagacgtcgaggaAGTGAAAGAACTCGTGCAAGGAGTTCTACCGTTATGTCTCACCCGGATAG GGTCGCGTCCATTTCATTTGGCTTGTGAGAAGAGGAACAGATCTCTTGCCTTCCTTTTGGTCCAACACGGGGCACCTATCAACTTG GATGCGTTTCACTGTGCAAGTCAGAGTGAGCTCTTGGACGTTGTTGTTGAAATGATGACTCTCAGCCGACAG ACTGGGCAGTTGGCATTTTGGGACGCTTGTAGGAGGGGGCATGCTGAAGTTACGAAAATACTTATCTGCGCTGGGGCGGATGTTAATATCCCAGACCAA GAAGGACGCTTTCCTTTGTTGACTGCATATGAGAGGGGTGACGTTGACATGTTGAAGTTACTGATCGACCATGGAGCTGATATCATTATAATTAAGAAACACCAG GGTGGCGTTAAATTTGCAAAATCACTTATCGAAGCTGGAGCAGATGTCAATAAGGCAGACAGG TTTGGGAGAGTTCCTTTATTGACAGCGTGTGAGAAGGGTGCTGTTGAAATCGTGGAATTACTTATTAATAATGGAGCAGATGTCAATAAAGCAGACAAT GACGGAAACACCGCATTATTCTACGCTTGTTTGCACCGTCATTACTCAATTGGCgtgataataataaaatctcGTGAAAATCTACCTGCCAATGCGTATCTTACG TGTGACGAATCAAGTCTGCGCACCATTGTACGACAACacaaattttcttctc ACATTTCGAAAGATGCTGTTGATCTCGTCAAGATGATTCTCACGCAATCGCCGTCTCTCACGGACCTTCGGGATGAC GACGACCGTCTTCTTCACCAAGTACCTTGTCCGTTAGAACTTAAAAATGCTCTCGTCAGCTTTTGG GTTCAACATCAGTATAGAGAGCTTTACGCGCAAGGCACAACGAAGCCAAACCAAATCAAAGTCTGCGTTGTTGGTGAGCCGAGAGCTGGCAAAACAACTCTCATTAAGTCTCTGCGAAATATCCACTGGAAAGATGGAGGCGACGATCAACGTACAGCCAGCGTTGACGTGACCGTTGCAAATATCAAATCCGCTGGCGGCGAGCTCGTTTTGTGCGATTTTGCAGGCCAACGTTTCTTTCATAAAACTCATGGGCTATTTTTTTCCGCATCAtcgacgattttccttctcgtcgttgaTCTGACTGgaggagacgaagatgatCTTAGAAGCTCGAGCCACTATTGGGCGTCATTCATAAAATGCAGCGTGCTTCTTGTTGACAAAGCATACGTTGTACTTATTGGCAGCAAAAAGGACCTGCTCTCCAAGTCCGATGTAGACAAAAGCAAAACGAAATTGAAACGTCTCAGGGGCTATCTTCAGACCAAGTTTGGGCAGTGGTTTGAGTTTGCGGAAAATGAATTTGTCTTAAATTGTCGTAAGCAGAGTTCAAGAAACTTGGACTCCTTTAAGAAAACTCTTAGCGAACTGAAGCTCCTTTCTCTTAAG AAAGCAAAAGATGTTCCAAGTATTGTTGAGACTGcacaaaaaatctttttgccAACTCTGCGAAATCCGAGTTCTACCAGCACATCAACAACGCTAAAGAAGAAGCTAAAAAGAGTTTTGCCTCGAAAGTCGACCAGCAAAGATCAACTTGCTCTAGCGTTACGTCAAAACGTCCTGTCTGTCATTCGAATTCACGGTTTttcaaaaaacgacgag GTGAGCGAATCCGTTGCTCAGTGCAACCGGTTTATTAGATTTGCTGATTTTAAAAAAGTTATGGTGGAAAGCGGCGTCTGTGCTGGTGTATCAGAGCAGGTTCAAAGCCTTTTTGTCGAATTTTTGCAAGCAATTGGAGAA ATTCTTGTTGTTGATGACACCGTTATTTTGGATCTCCCGTGGCTGTGTCAAAACGTTGTAGGTCCGCTCTTGTCTCCCAAGAGTTTTCCAATTCATCTCCATTCCTCTGCGTTTGGCACAGCCACGAAAGAGCAAATTCAGAGAGTTCTCGAGgatttcaacagaaaaccgAAGTGGGAAAAT GACACGTACCAGTTTCCCGCCCtaattgaagaagagcgaccGAATGACGTGTGGCGGGAAAATCCTGACATGATCGTCTACGTTGGACGCCGTTTgaagagcgaaaaagaaaccgaTATAATAACTCCAGGGACCATGTCATTTATTCAAAGCAGCGTAAAGAACGCTTCACGCTTTCAACCGTCAGAGCCCGTCGTTTGGCAAGATGGCCTGTTAATCAAGAGAACAATTGACCGTCGCTCGATTGAAGGAATGATAGTATATCAGGATCGCGAAAAAGCGATTGACTTTGTCGTTCGCGGTCCCGAGCATTCCGAGAGACAATGCAAGAAGCACCTGAAAGATCTAATGGACGTAGGAACGAGAGTTCTTCAACTGAAGAGTCCAGGAACCGTTCAAAGTCTTTTCTACATTAGCTGCGCGGAGCTGAAGCAGCGCAAAGCCTTTCCTCTTGCACACAGAGCAGAGACtgtggaagaaacgaaaaaattaaGGTACTCGGACACACCAGTGCCGAATTGCTCAGATGCACCAGCCATCAACGACAGCTTGAAAGACCTTCTTGCCCTTCCTGACGATCATTTCTCGTTTCTTCCTTACGAAGCTCGTCGCACCGTTTGTGAATGTCTTGATAAGGACGCTGAAGGACGATCGGCATTAGCTAAACGTTTGCCGGGTGTGTCATCAGTTGACAGACATTGGAGCAAAACTGCAGAGCAATTGCTTAGTCGTTGGAGTGAAAACCTCGACGCCAAGACCAAGATCTTTGCGGACATTGCACGAGATTTGGACTTGCTCTATCTTTTAGACATTCTAAATGATAGCGGCGCTTTTGAGCTTTCCGATGAAGAG AAAACATCCGCTCAAGAAGATTTGGACTTCCTTGAAGCGAATTCTGCGTCTGCAATAGCGGCAA GGCGTCGTACTCGTTTGGCAGCAGGTAGGCCTACTCCTGACTCCACAGATTCGGCATCAG CATCCTATCTTGACGTGCCGGTCACCCTAGAAGACAGAATAGACGCTGCTAAACGAATTCCAGCTGAGTGGCGTCGCATTGGGCGAATTCTAGAGCCGGAACCAAAGTTTCGAGAATATGATTTAGACGTGTTCGAGCAAGAACATGATCTTCGCGACCGCGCCCAGAAAATGCTAGATAAATGGGCAGAAAAGCACGGCTCTAGAGCCACCCGAAAGCGTCTCATTGACGCGATGATCAGAGAGGATCTCAAAGGTAGAGCTGCCGAGATCTTTTCAG GATATTCTGACATGGATTGA
- the LOC136190834 gene encoding death-associated protein kinase 1-like isoform X1, with the protein MSRQLELETVLLGAFDAALLAAIEAELLAAISREDVEEVKELVQGVLPLCLTRIGSRPFHLACEKRNRSLAFLLVQHGAPINLDAFHCASQSELLDVVVEMMTLSRQTGQLAFWDACRRGHAEVTKILICAGADVNIPDQEGRFPLLTAYERGDVDMLKLLIDHGADIIIIKKHQGGVKFAKSLIEAGADVNKADRFGRVPLLTACEKGAVEIVELLINNGADVNKADNDGNTALFYACLHRHYSIGVIIIKSRENLPANAYLTCDESSLRTIVRQHKFSSHISKDAVDLVKMILTQSPSLTDLRDDDDRLLHQVPCPLELKNALVSFWVQHQYRELYAQGTTKPNQIKVCVVGEPRAGKTTLIKSLRNIHWKDGGDDQRTASVDVTVANIKSAGGELVLCDFAGQRFFHKTHGLFFSASSTIFLLVVDLTGGDEDDLRSSSHYWASFIKCSVLLVDKAYVVLIGSKKDLLSKSDVDKSKTKLKRLRGYLQTKFGQWFEFAENEFVLNCRKQSSRNLDSFKKTLSELKLLSLKKAKDVPSIVETAQKIFLPTLRNPSSTSTSTTLKKKLKRVLPRKSTSKDQLALALRQNVLSVIRIHGFSKNDEVSESVAQCNRFIRFADFKKVMVESGVCAGVSEQVQSLFVEFLQAIGEILVVDDTVILDLPWLCQNVVGPLLSPKSFPIHLHSSAFGTATKEQIQRVLEDFNRKPKWENVDDTIALLCRLEICYSLQDTYQFPALIEEERPNDVWRENPDMIVYVGRRLKSEKETDIITPGTMSFIQSSVKNASRFQPSEPVVWQDGLLIKRTIDRRSIEGMIVYQDREKAIDFVVRGPEHSERQCKKHLKDLMDVGTRVLQLKSPGTVQSLFYISCAELKQRKAFPLAHRAETVEETKKLRYSDTPVPNCSDAPAINDSLKDLLALPDDHFSFLPYEARRTVCECLDKDAEGRSALAKRLPGVSSVDRHWSKTAEQLLSRWSENLDAKTKIFADIARDLDLLYLLDILNDSGAFELSDEEKTSAQEDLDFLEANSASAIAARRRTRLAAGRPTPDSTDSASASYLDVPVTLEDRIDAAKRIPAEWRRIGRILEPEPKFREYDLDVFEQEHDLRDRAQKMLDKWAEKHGSRATRKRLIDAMIREDLKGRAAEIFSGYSDMD; encoded by the exons ATGAGCCGGCAGCTTGAACTCGAAACCGTGCTCTTGGGGGCTTTCGACGCGGCACTCCTGGCCGCGATCGAAGCTGAACTCCTGGCAGCGATTAgtcgagaagacgtcgaggaAGTGAAAGAACTCGTGCAAGGAGTTCTACCGTTATGTCTCACCCGGATAG GGTCGCGTCCATTTCATTTGGCTTGTGAGAAGAGGAACAGATCTCTTGCCTTCCTTTTGGTCCAACACGGGGCACCTATCAACTTG GATGCGTTTCACTGTGCAAGTCAGAGTGAGCTCTTGGACGTTGTTGTTGAAATGATGACTCTCAGCCGACAG ACTGGGCAGTTGGCATTTTGGGACGCTTGTAGGAGGGGGCATGCTGAAGTTACGAAAATACTTATCTGCGCTGGGGCGGATGTTAATATCCCAGACCAA GAAGGACGCTTTCCTTTGTTGACTGCATATGAGAGGGGTGACGTTGACATGTTGAAGTTACTGATCGACCATGGAGCTGATATCATTATAATTAAGAAACACCAG GGTGGCGTTAAATTTGCAAAATCACTTATCGAAGCTGGAGCAGATGTCAATAAGGCAGACAGG TTTGGGAGAGTTCCTTTATTGACAGCGTGTGAGAAGGGTGCTGTTGAAATCGTGGAATTACTTATTAATAATGGAGCAGATGTCAATAAAGCAGACAAT GACGGAAACACCGCATTATTCTACGCTTGTTTGCACCGTCATTACTCAATTGGCgtgataataataaaatctcGTGAAAATCTACCTGCCAATGCGTATCTTACG TGTGACGAATCAAGTCTGCGCACCATTGTACGACAACacaaattttcttctc ACATTTCGAAAGATGCTGTTGATCTCGTCAAGATGATTCTCACGCAATCGCCGTCTCTCACGGACCTTCGGGATGAC GACGACCGTCTTCTTCACCAAGTACCTTGTCCGTTAGAACTTAAAAATGCTCTCGTCAGCTTTTGG GTTCAACATCAGTATAGAGAGCTTTACGCGCAAGGCACAACGAAGCCAAACCAAATCAAAGTCTGCGTTGTTGGTGAGCCGAGAGCTGGCAAAACAACTCTCATTAAGTCTCTGCGAAATATCCACTGGAAAGATGGAGGCGACGATCAACGTACAGCCAGCGTTGACGTGACCGTTGCAAATATCAAATCCGCTGGCGGCGAGCTCGTTTTGTGCGATTTTGCAGGCCAACGTTTCTTTCATAAAACTCATGGGCTATTTTTTTCCGCATCAtcgacgattttccttctcgtcgttgaTCTGACTGgaggagacgaagatgatCTTAGAAGCTCGAGCCACTATTGGGCGTCATTCATAAAATGCAGCGTGCTTCTTGTTGACAAAGCATACGTTGTACTTATTGGCAGCAAAAAGGACCTGCTCTCCAAGTCCGATGTAGACAAAAGCAAAACGAAATTGAAACGTCTCAGGGGCTATCTTCAGACCAAGTTTGGGCAGTGGTTTGAGTTTGCGGAAAATGAATTTGTCTTAAATTGTCGTAAGCAGAGTTCAAGAAACTTGGACTCCTTTAAGAAAACTCTTAGCGAACTGAAGCTCCTTTCTCTTAAG AAAGCAAAAGATGTTCCAAGTATTGTTGAGACTGcacaaaaaatctttttgccAACTCTGCGAAATCCGAGTTCTACCAGCACATCAACAACGCTAAAGAAGAAGCTAAAAAGAGTTTTGCCTCGAAAGTCGACCAGCAAAGATCAACTTGCTCTAGCGTTACGTCAAAACGTCCTGTCTGTCATTCGAATTCACGGTTTttcaaaaaacgacgag GTGAGCGAATCCGTTGCTCAGTGCAACCGGTTTATTAGATTTGCTGATTTTAAAAAAGTTATGGTGGAAAGCGGCGTCTGTGCTGGTGTATCAGAGCAGGTTCAAAGCCTTTTTGTCGAATTTTTGCAAGCAATTGGAGAA ATTCTTGTTGTTGATGACACCGTTATTTTGGATCTCCCGTGGCTGTGTCAAAACGTTGTAGGTCCGCTCTTGTCTCCCAAGAGTTTTCCAATTCATCTCCATTCCTCTGCGTTTGGCACAGCCACGAAAGAGCAAATTCAGAGAGTTCTCGAGgatttcaacagaaaaccgAAGTGGGAAAATGTTGACGATACAATCGCACTTCTATGTCGTTTGGAGATTTGCTATTCGTTGCAGGACACGTACCAGTTTCCCGCCCtaattgaagaagagcgaccGAATGACGTGTGGCGGGAAAATCCTGACATGATCGTCTACGTTGGACGCCGTTTgaagagcgaaaaagaaaccgaTATAATAACTCCAGGGACCATGTCATTTATTCAAAGCAGCGTAAAGAACGCTTCACGCTTTCAACCGTCAGAGCCCGTCGTTTGGCAAGATGGCCTGTTAATCAAGAGAACAATTGACCGTCGCTCGATTGAAGGAATGATAGTATATCAGGATCGCGAAAAAGCGATTGACTTTGTCGTTCGCGGTCCCGAGCATTCCGAGAGACAATGCAAGAAGCACCTGAAAGATCTAATGGACGTAGGAACGAGAGTTCTTCAACTGAAGAGTCCAGGAACCGTTCAAAGTCTTTTCTACATTAGCTGCGCGGAGCTGAAGCAGCGCAAAGCCTTTCCTCTTGCACACAGAGCAGAGACtgtggaagaaacgaaaaaattaaGGTACTCGGACACACCAGTGCCGAATTGCTCAGATGCACCAGCCATCAACGACAGCTTGAAAGACCTTCTTGCCCTTCCTGACGATCATTTCTCGTTTCTTCCTTACGAAGCTCGTCGCACCGTTTGTGAATGTCTTGATAAGGACGCTGAAGGACGATCGGCATTAGCTAAACGTTTGCCGGGTGTGTCATCAGTTGACAGACATTGGAGCAAAACTGCAGAGCAATTGCTTAGTCGTTGGAGTGAAAACCTCGACGCCAAGACCAAGATCTTTGCGGACATTGCACGAGATTTGGACTTGCTCTATCTTTTAGACATTCTAAATGATAGCGGCGCTTTTGAGCTTTCCGATGAAGAG AAAACATCCGCTCAAGAAGATTTGGACTTCCTTGAAGCGAATTCTGCGTCTGCAATAGCGGCAA GGCGTCGTACTCGTTTGGCAGCAGGTAGGCCTACTCCTGACTCCACAGATTCGGCATCAG CATCCTATCTTGACGTGCCGGTCACCCTAGAAGACAGAATAGACGCTGCTAAACGAATTCCAGCTGAGTGGCGTCGCATTGGGCGAATTCTAGAGCCGGAACCAAAGTTTCGAGAATATGATTTAGACGTGTTCGAGCAAGAACATGATCTTCGCGACCGCGCCCAGAAAATGCTAGATAAATGGGCAGAAAAGCACGGCTCTAGAGCCACCCGAAAGCGTCTCATTGACGCGATGATCAGAGAGGATCTCAAAGGTAGAGCTGCCGAGATCTTTTCAG GATATTCTGACATGGATTGA